The following proteins are co-located in the Proteiniborus sp. DW1 genome:
- the lspA gene encoding signal peptidase II: MLYAIISLVVVLLDQVTKFYAITSLKGNAPIVIIENFLQFNYVENFGAAFGILQNKKIFFIVMTTVVVIGIIIYIKTNTNLTTIMKIALSMVIGGAIGNLIDRIRLGYVVDFIDVNFWGLYDFPVFNIADSSIVIATIFICYLVIFNKYEF, encoded by the coding sequence ATGCTATACGCAATTATAAGTTTAGTAGTAGTACTATTAGATCAAGTTACTAAGTTTTATGCAATAACATCACTTAAAGGTAATGCTCCAATAGTAATTATCGAGAATTTTTTGCAGTTCAATTATGTTGAAAATTTTGGAGCAGCCTTTGGCATACTACAAAATAAAAAGATTTTTTTTATTGTGATGACAACTGTAGTAGTGATAGGGATTATTATTTACATAAAAACAAATACTAATTTAACTACAATTATGAAAATAGCTTTATCTATGGTAATTGGAGGAGCCATAGGTAACCTTATTGATAGAATTAGACTAGGCTATGTAGTTGATTTTATTGATGTAAATTTTTGGGGACTTTATGACTTTCCTGTATTTAATATAGCAGACAGTTCAATTGTTATAGCTACAATATTTATATGTTATTTAGTGATTTTTAACAAATATGAATTTTAG
- a CDS encoding TraR/DksA C4-type zinc finger protein, which translates to MEKQKLRYFQNLLMNEKEDLLNTLELMNKNEPNEELREHFEELSSYDNHPADLGTETFMMSQNMSLKSSQSSVVDEIDAALERIDNGSYGVCRVCGKNIEEDRLEVIPYTSLCIECTKEEIPMDKKIRFRPQEEERIKYPYGRSNTGISDEDNVGFDGEDSLQSVLRFNDVSGDPSFSTGDNQGVFDDVERGLVEEVEGISEEYYREQYDDIRKEDFD; encoded by the coding sequence ATGGAGAAACAAAAGCTAAGGTATTTTCAGAATTTGCTAATGAATGAGAAAGAAGATTTACTTAATACACTAGAACTAATGAATAAAAATGAACCCAATGAGGAGTTGCGAGAGCATTTTGAGGAGTTGTCTAGCTATGATAATCATCCTGCTGACTTGGGAACAGAAACTTTTATGATGTCACAAAATATGAGTTTAAAAAGTAGTCAATCTAGCGTTGTAGATGAAATAGATGCTGCACTAGAGAGAATTGACAATGGTTCCTATGGAGTATGCAGAGTTTGTGGAAAAAATATAGAGGAAGATAGATTAGAAGTAATTCCATATACTAGCCTTTGTATAGAATGTACTAAGGAAGAAATTCCTATGGATAAAAAAATTAGATTTCGACCCCAAGAGGAAGAAAGAATAAAATACCCTTATGGAAGATCAAATACTGGCATTTCAGATGAGGATAATGTAGGCTTTGACGGGGAGGATAGCTTACAGTCTGTATTAAGATTTAATGATGTCTCAGGAGATCCTTCATTTTCAACAGGTGATAATCAGGGAGTATTTGACGATGTAGAGCGAGGTTTGGTAGAGGAAGTTGAGGGAATATCAGAAGAATATTATAGAGAACAGTATGATGATATTAGGAAAGAAGATTTTGATTAA
- a CDS encoding DUF5665 domain-containing protein, whose amino-acid sequence MSKNNEIEKRLEELANNLEKAKLHEYVDFVNNKKRLLYVNFLGGLARGFGMAIGFTILGALAIYFLNRIISWNIPLIGDFIAEIVRIVQERL is encoded by the coding sequence GTGAGCAAAAATAACGAAATAGAGAAAAGATTAGAAGAACTAGCAAATAATCTAGAAAAAGCAAAACTTCATGAGTATGTAGATTTTGTTAATAATAAAAAAAGATTATTATATGTTAATTTTCTAGGGGGACTAGCTAGAGGATTCGGTATGGCAATAGGGTTTACCATACTAGGTGCATTGGCAATATATTTTTTGAACAGAATTATATCATGGAATATTCCCTTAATAGGTGACTTTATCGCTGAGATAGTAAGAATCGTACAAGAAAGATTGTAG
- a CDS encoding bifunctional 3-deoxy-7-phosphoheptulonate synthase/chorismate mutase, protein MNIFTIKNNRENKKIIDLGNGITIGGNEFTVISGPCAVEGEEQIETSAKALSDMGIRILRGGAFKPRTSPYTFQGLGFEGLRLLKNAGQRYKMKIVSEIMDPRDLDASYDYVDIIQIGSRNMQNYTLLKEAGKLDKPVLLKRGMASTIEEWLMAAEYIASEGNENIILCERGIRTFEKYTRNTLDLTVVPIIKELANLPIIIDPSHGTGRKELIRPATRAAVAIGADGVMIETHPNPSEALSDGKQSLDIEEMKTVLLDIESIKDCISKLNS, encoded by the coding sequence ATGAATATTTTTACTATTAAAAACAACAGAGAAAATAAAAAAATAATTGATTTAGGTAATGGAATTACAATAGGTGGCAATGAGTTTACAGTGATATCAGGGCCTTGCGCAGTGGAAGGTGAAGAGCAGATAGAAACTTCTGCCAAAGCTTTAAGTGACATGGGTATAAGAATACTTAGAGGAGGTGCATTTAAGCCTAGAACTTCACCATATACATTTCAAGGATTGGGATTTGAGGGTTTAAGATTACTAAAGAATGCTGGACAAAGGTATAAAATGAAAATAGTATCGGAAATTATGGATCCAAGGGATTTAGATGCTTCATATGACTATGTCGATATTATTCAGATAGGATCAAGGAACATGCAAAATTATACATTACTAAAGGAAGCAGGTAAGCTAGATAAACCTGTACTTTTAAAAAGAGGAATGGCATCAACAATAGAAGAGTGGTTAATGGCTGCTGAATATATCGCATCAGAAGGTAATGAAAATATTATTCTTTGTGAAAGAGGGATAAGAACCTTTGAAAAATATACAAGGAATACCCTTGATTTAACAGTAGTCCCAATAATAAAAGAGCTAGCTAATTTACCTATTATCATTGATCCAAGCCATGGTACAGGTAGAAAAGAGCTTATTAGACCAGCAACTAGAGCAGCAGTAGCTATTGGAGCAGATGGTGTTATGATTGAAACACATCCTAACCCAAGTGAAGCTTTGTCTGATGGAAAACAATCCTTGGATATAGAAGAAATGAAAACAGTGTTATTAGATATAGAGTCAATAAAAGATTGTATATCTAAGCTAAATAGCTAA
- a CDS encoding DivIVA domain-containing protein: MLTPLDIQNKEFKRGVRGYKETDVDAFLDEIMIDYEKIYKENIELKDKISMLNDQIKHYNKIEETLQNTLVVAQSTAEEVKISAKKSAELIIKEAEDNSKKIIEEAKNEALKVREEYETLRKDMLVFKTRFKTLLQSQLESLDDYYKDLGIDNSEE; encoded by the coding sequence ATGCTTACACCACTTGACATTCAAAATAAGGAGTTTAAAAGAGGAGTAAGAGGATATAAGGAAACAGATGTGGATGCTTTTTTAGATGAAATTATGATTGATTATGAAAAAATATATAAAGAAAACATTGAACTTAAAGATAAAATTTCCATGCTTAATGACCAAATTAAGCATTATAATAAAATAGAAGAAACTCTTCAAAATACATTAGTTGTAGCACAAAGCACTGCTGAAGAAGTTAAGATTAGTGCGAAAAAGAGTGCAGAGTTGATTATTAAAGAGGCTGAAGATAATTCAAAAAAGATTATTGAAGAAGCTAAAAATGAAGCACTTAAGGTTAGAGAAGAATATGAGACACTACGGAAAGATATGTTGGTGTTTAAGACTAGATTTAAAACATTGCTTCAATCACAACTAGAATCATTAGATGACTATTATAAGGATTTAGGAATAGATAATAGTGAAGAGTAA
- a CDS encoding YlmH/Sll1252 family protein, which translates to MDKNALIEHIKDKNQHLTMRRVLDKLERVVGKYSIEFTDFLDPYQRKLCYSFINRFQEVSFFEDGGLENSERKSIIIFPSYMDRSDVLSPIQALRIDGSFKFRELTHRDYLGAIMSLGIKREKIGDILIHKDYGNIITFKEIADYIKFNLDMINREPVVITEVESFELEEAQDDFIEKSLTLSSFRLDVFVSAICNLSREKSSSLIKNGYVKVNWQTIDLISKEVHENDMISIRGFGRTKVSMILGKTRKDRYKVVVKIIK; encoded by the coding sequence ATGGATAAAAACGCATTAATAGAACATATTAAAGATAAAAATCAACACTTAACTATGCGCAGAGTTTTAGATAAACTTGAAAGAGTAGTTGGAAAATATTCTATAGAATTTACTGATTTTCTAGATCCATATCAAAGAAAGCTATGTTATTCATTTATTAATAGGTTTCAGGAAGTTTCATTTTTTGAAGATGGAGGACTAGAAAACTCTGAAAGAAAGTCTATAATAATATTTCCGTCTTATATGGATAGGAGCGATGTTTTATCACCAATACAGGCATTGAGAATTGATGGAAGCTTTAAGTTCAGAGAATTAACTCATAGAGATTATTTGGGCGCCATAATGAGTTTAGGTATAAAGAGAGAAAAAATTGGTGATATATTAATCCATAAAGATTATGGAAATATAATTACTTTTAAGGAAATCGCAGATTACATAAAATTCAATTTGGATATGATCAACAGGGAACCAGTAGTAATAACTGAAGTAGAATCATTTGAATTGGAAGAGGCGCAGGATGATTTTATTGAAAAAAGCTTAACCCTATCTTCTTTTAGGCTGGACGTATTTGTAAGCGCTATTTGCAATCTTTCTAGAGAAAAAAGTTCTTCACTCATTAAAAATGGTTATGTTAAGGTTAATTGGCAGACTATAGATTTAATTTCTAAAGAAGTACATGAAAATGACATGATATCAATACGTGGTTTTGGAAGAACAAAAGTTAGTATGATTTTGGGAAAGACAAGGAAAGATAGATATAAAGTCGTTGTAAAAATAATTAAGTAA
- a CDS encoding YggT family protein produces MGVLKMALERLIYIVETLIFIRAILSFIVIDTNNAITSFIFQVTEPVLSPFREILRRLKVDTGMIDFSPLLAILFLSFLSRIINIIF; encoded by the coding sequence TTGGGCGTTTTAAAGATGGCATTAGAAAGGCTAATTTATATAGTTGAAACTCTTATTTTCATTAGAGCTATATTATCATTTATTGTAATAGATACAAATAATGCTATAACCTCTTTTATCTTTCAAGTTACTGAACCAGTTTTATCACCATTTAGGGAAATTTTGAGAAGACTGAAAGTTGATACAGGAATGATAGATTTTTCGCCTCTTTTGGCTATACTATTCCTATCTTTTCTGTCTAGAATTATTAATATAATTTTTTAG
- a CDS encoding cell division protein SepF, which produces MGDIANKFMNKVKYIIGIDDMEEPDDEIVETNNEIELDLQKNMYRQNKILNIHTNNTVKLVVYEPIKYEEAPKMVEDLKNRKIVVINLEEMETEPKKQIFDFLNGSIYALDGNIQKVSKDIFILAPSNVEIDSRLKEELKNKGIFPWQK; this is translated from the coding sequence ATGGGAGACATTGCAAACAAGTTTATGAATAAGGTTAAATATATAATAGGGATTGATGATATGGAAGAACCAGATGATGAAATAGTTGAAACTAATAATGAAATTGAATTAGATTTACAAAAAAATATGTATAGACAGAATAAGATTTTAAATATTCATACTAATAATACTGTTAAGCTAGTAGTTTATGAGCCCATAAAATATGAAGAAGCTCCTAAAATGGTCGAAGATTTAAAAAACAGGAAAATTGTAGTCATAAACTTAGAAGAAATGGAAACAGAACCAAAGAAGCAAATTTTTGATTTTTTAAATGGTTCAATTTATGCATTAGATGGTAATATTCAAAAAGTTTCTAAAGATATATTCATTTTAGCTCCAAGTAATGTAGAAATAGATTCAAGATTAAAGGAAGAATTAAAAAACAAAGGAATATTTCCTTGGCAAAAATAA
- a CDS encoding YggS family pyridoxal phosphate-dependent enzyme: MYIKNNIDKIYERVNSIISKKGLSLDDITIVAVTKTVDVDRINEAISYGISDIGENKVQEIQCKYEKIVPNTKWHMIGHLQSNKVKYIIDKVHLIHSLDRVSLAKEIQKRAEEHDICVDTLVQVNIAEEDSKFGLRKEEVIPFIETIKDFNRIRVKGLMTIAPYVENPEEVRFVFRDLKNMFEDIKEFKFSNVDMKYLSMGMTNDFEVALEEGANMIRIGTGIFGKRTYKED, encoded by the coding sequence ATTTATATTAAAAATAACATTGATAAAATTTATGAAAGAGTAAACAGTATCATATCTAAAAAAGGCTTAAGCTTGGATGATATTACAATAGTAGCTGTAACTAAAACAGTAGATGTTGACAGAATTAACGAGGCTATTTCCTATGGAATTTCAGATATTGGAGAAAATAAAGTTCAGGAAATTCAATGCAAATATGAGAAAATAGTTCCAAACACAAAATGGCATATGATAGGGCACCTACAAAGTAACAAAGTAAAGTATATTATTGATAAGGTTCATTTGATACATTCATTAGATAGAGTTAGTTTAGCTAAAGAAATCCAAAAAAGAGCTGAAGAACATGATATATGTGTAGATACATTAGTTCAGGTAAATATAGCTGAGGAAGACTCTAAATTTGGCTTAAGAAAAGAAGAAGTTATCCCTTTTATTGAAACTATAAAAGACTTTAATCGAATAAGAGTAAAGGGCTTAATGACAATAGCACCATATGTAGAAAATCCTGAAGAAGTGAGATTTGTTTTTAGAGATTTAAAGAATATGTTTGAGGATATTAAGGAATTTAAATTTTCTAATGTAGATATGAAATATCTATCTATGGGAATGACAAATGACTTTGAAGTTGCATTAGAAGAAGGTGCAAATATGATACGTATAGGAACTGGTATTTTTGGAAAAAGAACATATAAGGAGGATTAA
- a CDS encoding HlyD family efflux transporter periplasmic adaptor subunit, whose product MIIGKRWSNVSRGTKKKRIKRKRFRITLIIIVVSYIFSRMIPVFSIGIHKTVIAEAGVIEDIVSSKGIVIKDEFVYKSETQGTVSLLKQEGEKVAKGVQVARINRAEGSTYSNELEEINRQIEILKKSSDNKEILNEDKNKIHDNIASIIDELQNSILSGNYSDALIHRDTLLMTIDKQQLVAGQNSLMSNSLDNLLERKNEIIKNMESSKHVSYAPKSGIISYQLDGLEDIFTISKINDYESSDYRLIDVNKTDLTEKNIVNFGEPVYKIIDNFTWYIMTEVDSKGMDKLEEGKTIYIKINDDERKIISRVVRLVKENDKCFIILKLTEYFHEYYNERYLDIHIVKNTYEGLIIPSKSIIEKDGIKGVYIKDISGIVKFRPIKILASHNEHTIVSKGAGLNSVIELEINGEVQKFNTMQMYDEVFVNGSKIKEGLIID is encoded by the coding sequence ATTATAATAGGCAAGAGGTGGTCTAATGTCTCAAGAGGAACGAAAAAAAAAAGAATTAAGCGTAAAAGATTTAGAATTACTTTAATAATAATTGTAGTATCCTATATTTTTTCTAGAATGATACCTGTATTTTCCATAGGAATTCATAAGACTGTTATTGCTGAGGCTGGAGTTATAGAAGATATTGTTTCTTCTAAAGGAATAGTTATTAAAGATGAGTTTGTATATAAGTCAGAAACTCAAGGTACTGTATCTTTGCTAAAGCAAGAAGGTGAAAAGGTGGCTAAGGGAGTTCAAGTTGCTAGAATTAACAGAGCAGAGGGGAGTACATATTCAAATGAGTTAGAAGAGATAAATAGACAGATAGAGATATTAAAAAAATCATCAGATAATAAGGAAATACTTAATGAAGATAAAAATAAAATACATGATAATATTGCTTCAATAATTGATGAACTTCAAAATAGTATATTAAGTGGAAATTATAGCGATGCTCTTATACACAGGGATACCTTACTAATGACTATTGACAAGCAACAGCTAGTTGCAGGGCAAAATAGTCTCATGTCTAATAGCTTAGATAATCTCCTAGAACGAAAGAATGAAATTATCAAAAATATGGAAAGTTCTAAACATGTAAGCTACGCTCCAAAATCTGGAATAATAAGCTACCAGCTAGATGGTTTAGAGGATATTTTTACAATAAGCAAAATCAATGATTATGAATCTAGTGATTATAGACTTATAGATGTAAACAAAACAGACTTGACAGAAAAGAATATAGTTAATTTTGGAGAGCCTGTTTATAAGATAATAGATAATTTCACATGGTATATAATGACGGAAGTTGATTCTAAGGGAATGGACAAGCTTGAAGAAGGTAAGACAATATACATAAAAATCAATGATGATGAAAGAAAAATAATATCTAGAGTAGTAAGACTTGTTAAAGAAAATGACAAATGCTTTATTATCTTAAAACTAACGGAATATTTCCACGAATATTACAATGAAAGATACTTAGATATCCATATAGTTAAAAACACATATGAGGGACTGATAATTCCAAGTAAGTCCATAATAGAAAAAGATGGAATAAAGGGTGTTTATATTAAAGATATAAGCGGAATAGTTAAATTTAGACCAATAAAAATATTAGCTAGCCATAATGAGCATACTATTGTAAGTAAAGGGGCTGGGCTTAATAGTGTAATAGAGCTTGAAATAAATGGTGAAGTTCAGAAATTTAATACTATGCAAATGTATGATGAAGTATTTGTTAATGGAAGTAAGATTAAAGAAGGACTTATAATTGATTAA
- the spoIVA gene encoding stage IV sporulation protein A, with translation MEKFNIYRDIAERTDGDIYIGVVGPVRTGKSTFIKRFMEKLVVPNIDNKFKKERANDELPLSGSGKTIMTTEPKFVPTDAVELTLKDNVKFRVRMVDCVGYLVKGALGHEENNIPRMVITPWYEKEIPFEEAAEIGTRKVITDHSTIGIVVTTDGSITDIDRSNYIKAEERVISELKELDKPFVILLNSKHPELDSTIALRENLEEKYKVPVIAVDCLNMEMTEINHILEKVLLEFPIKEININLPQWIEGLPKNHWVKSSIFNSIKEIVHNLQRLSEINHAVNKFGELDIISNVKIKGIELGEGVANIEMNVDGQLFYRILNELTGYKIDGEHQLLGLVTGLAKAKREFDKVERALNDARLTGYGLVPPSLEELDLAEPEIFKQGNRFGVKLKAMAPSLHFIRADLTTEVSPIIGTEKQSEELVKYLLDEFESDPSKIWESNMFGKSLHDLVKEQLESKLNMMPEDARSKMQRTLERIVNDSSGGLICIII, from the coding sequence GTGGAAAAGTTTAATATCTACAGGGATATTGCAGAAAGAACTGATGGAGACATCTATATTGGCGTAGTTGGTCCAGTTAGAACAGGAAAATCTACTTTTATAAAAAGATTTATGGAAAAACTGGTTGTACCAAATATAGACAATAAGTTCAAGAAAGAAAGAGCAAATGATGAATTACCCTTAAGTGGATCAGGAAAAACAATAATGACAACAGAACCCAAATTTGTACCTACTGATGCAGTAGAACTAACTTTAAAAGATAATGTGAAATTTAGAGTTAGAATGGTGGATTGTGTTGGATATTTAGTCAAAGGAGCATTAGGTCATGAAGAGAATAACATACCTAGAATGGTAATAACCCCATGGTATGAAAAAGAAATACCATTTGAGGAAGCGGCTGAAATTGGTACAAGAAAAGTAATTACAGATCACTCAACAATAGGAATTGTAGTTACAACAGATGGATCAATCACTGATATAGACAGATCAAATTATATAAAAGCTGAGGAGAGAGTTATCAGTGAGCTTAAGGAATTAGATAAACCTTTTGTTATACTTCTTAACTCAAAACACCCAGAGTTAGATAGTACTATAGCTTTAAGAGAGAATCTAGAAGAGAAATATAAAGTGCCAGTTATAGCTGTAGATTGTTTAAATATGGAGATGACAGAGATAAATCACATACTTGAAAAGGTATTATTAGAATTCCCAATTAAAGAGATAAACATTAATCTACCACAATGGATTGAAGGGTTACCAAAGAATCATTGGGTAAAGAGCTCCATTTTTAATTCCATAAAAGAAATTGTTCACAATCTTCAAAGATTAAGTGAGATAAATCATGCTGTAAATAAATTTGGGGAATTAGATATAATAAGCAATGTTAAAATCAAAGGAATTGAACTTGGAGAAGGAGTAGCAAATATAGAGATGAATGTTGATGGGCAGTTATTCTACAGAATTTTGAATGAACTAACTGGATATAAAATTGACGGTGAACATCAATTGCTAGGATTAGTGACAGGCTTAGCTAAAGCTAAGAGAGAATTTGATAAGGTTGAAAGAGCTTTAAATGATGCGAGGCTCACAGGATACGGATTAGTGCCTCCTAGTCTGGAAGAATTAGACTTAGCTGAACCAGAAATTTTCAAGCAAGGAAATAGATTTGGAGTCAAGTTAAAGGCTATGGCACCAAGCCTGCATTTTATTAGGGCAGATTTGACTACTGAGGTTTCTCCAATAATAGGAACTGAGAAGCAAAGCGAAGAGTTAGTAAAATATTTATTAGATGAGTTTGAAAGCGATCCATCAAAGATATGGGAATCAAATATGTTTGGGAAGTCCTTACATGATTTAGTAAAAGAGCAGCTGGAAAGCAAACTAAACATGATGCCAGAAGACGCCAGAAGTAAAATGCAGAGAACTTTAGAGAGAATAGTAAATGATTCAAGCGGAGGGCTAATCTGTATCATAATATAA
- a CDS encoding NAD(P)H-dependent glycerol-3-phosphate dehydrogenase yields MKNICILGGGSWGTALAVVLAKKGYHIDLWLRDKKQCDEINNARENLKYLQGILLSNNIRATNDIIRAVSNKKIIVSAVPTHAVRETMKLIKSHICGEPIIVNVAKGIEMNTLSRVSEVVAEEIPNAEYTILSGPSHAEEVARDMPTTVVAASTKKAVAELIQDVFMTPKFRVYTNPDVIGVELGGALKNVIALGAGISDGLGYGDNTKAALMNRGFVEIARMGEAMGANKMTFAGLSGIGDLIVTCTSMHSRNRRAGILIGQGYSLQKAIESIGMVVEGIKTAKASYQLSKKYGVTMPITEEIYKVLYEGADVKNAVVKLMLRDKTHEIEDIVNEDQLFW; encoded by the coding sequence TTGAAGAATATTTGTATACTTGGAGGAGGTAGCTGGGGGACAGCATTAGCTGTTGTTCTTGCTAAAAAAGGCTATCATATAGACCTATGGCTAAGAGATAAAAAACAATGTGATGAAATCAACAATGCAAGAGAAAACCTTAAATATTTACAGGGAATTTTATTGTCTAACAATATAAGAGCAACTAATGATATTATCAGGGCAGTTTCAAATAAGAAAATAATAGTTTCTGCTGTTCCTACTCATGCCGTTAGGGAAACAATGAAGCTAATAAAAAGCCACATATGTGGTGAGCCTATTATAGTAAATGTTGCAAAGGGAATTGAAATGAATACATTATCAAGAGTTTCTGAAGTTGTTGCTGAAGAAATTCCAAATGCAGAATACACAATTTTATCAGGTCCCTCTCATGCAGAGGAAGTTGCTAGGGATATGCCAACTACTGTTGTAGCAGCATCTACTAAAAAAGCTGTTGCTGAACTCATACAAGATGTTTTTATGACTCCAAAGTTTAGGGTCTATACTAATCCAGATGTAATAGGAGTGGAATTAGGTGGAGCATTAAAAAATGTAATAGCTTTAGGTGCTGGAATATCAGATGGATTAGGTTATGGAGATAACACAAAGGCTGCATTGATGAATAGAGGATTTGTTGAAATAGCTAGGATGGGCGAAGCTATGGGAGCTAATAAAATGACATTTGCAGGCCTATCTGGAATTGGAGATTTAATAGTTACCTGTACTAGCATGCATAGTAGAAACAGAAGAGCAGGAATATTAATTGGACAAGGGTATAGCTTACAGAAGGCTATCGAATCAATTGGAATGGTGGTAGAGGGCATAAAAACAGCAAAGGCATCATATCAACTTTCAAAAAAATATGGTGTGACTATGCCTATAACAGAGGAAATATATAAGGTTCTCTATGAAGGTGCAGATGTTAAGAATGCTGTAGTAAAATTAATGCTTAGGGATAAAACTCATGAAATAGAAGATATAGTTAATGAAGACCAACTTTTTTGGTAA
- the plsY gene encoding glycerol-3-phosphate 1-O-acyltransferase PlsY has product MSDVIIVLFIGYGIGNFATSYILGKILKKTDIRKHGSGNAGATNALRVFGIKLAAATFVIDALKGVLAVIIGNSILGPLGGLIGGVSAVIGHNWPVVLKFKGGKGIASTIGVVATINYQIALVCVIIGLIIVVKTRYVSLGSIIAISLLPILSVIMIKPFDLNFFVFSLVLTAMAIFRHRSNIRRLINGNELKLGQKAL; this is encoded by the coding sequence TTGTCTGATGTTATAATTGTCTTGTTTATTGGGTATGGAATAGGGAATTTTGCTACATCCTATATATTAGGAAAAATTCTCAAGAAAACTGATATAAGAAAACACGGGAGTGGTAATGCAGGTGCTACTAATGCGTTACGGGTGTTCGGGATAAAATTGGCTGCTGCTACATTTGTTATTGATGCGCTAAAAGGTGTACTGGCAGTTATAATTGGAAACTCTATTCTAGGACCTTTAGGAGGACTAATTGGAGGAGTTTCAGCTGTAATAGGGCATAACTGGCCTGTTGTTCTAAAGTTTAAGGGAGGCAAAGGGATTGCTTCTACAATAGGTGTAGTTGCTACTATTAACTACCAAATAGCATTGGTATGCGTTATAATTGGACTAATAATAGTAGTTAAAACAAGGTATGTTTCATTAGGTTCTATAATAGCAATATCTTTATTACCGATATTATCAGTTATTATGATAAAACCATTTGATTTGAACTTCTTTGTTTTTTCACTAGTATTAACAGCAATGGCAATTTTCAGACATAGAAGTAATATAAGAAGATTAATAAATGGAAACGAATTAAAACTAGGTCAAAAAGCACTTTAA